The Clavelina lepadiformis chromosome 1, kaClaLepa1.1, whole genome shotgun sequence genome segment TTGAGGTGACTCCACAGCCTTCAAGAGTACGTTAGCTCACTACCTGCAGGTTGGTATTCTCAGTTCATCATTATTTTTTAGAATTGTGAAATGCTTGCTTTCGGTAGTCCGATTTTTCATTGATAGAGCCAAATAAAGTATTCAAAATGCAAGCTCTGTGTTTTGAGATGTTGGAAGAGATGTTTAATAATGTAGAAAATTCTAAAAGAGTAAAATCAATTCGAATAACTTAGATCAATAGACAGACACAAAGATCgtctttaaaaaagaaatgcaCTCAGTGTAGGATTTACAAAGTAGCATTTGCTATGGGCCCAGCGCTAAAGCTgtctttttataacaaaaaaaatagaaagtGCCAAGTGCTCAATTCGGGTTGTTGATGACGTTTGTCGTGTTATTGCTAACATACCTATTTATATAATTACAAACAGCGAAATTTAGCACTATATTTAACGAAGTCTTCAAATTAATTTGGACGTATTAGAGCCCCGCAGATTTTTAGTGCTACTGGCCTCACACCAGCTTCATCCGGCTATGGAtgcattttttttttgctttttcataaCATCGTCATTGTTattggtgaaaaataaacgatagaATACCAATTACCCACTCTCCTAAGTAACCTAACCATGTACTTTTAATATGTTATATCTATGTTTTTAACCTTAGCAGCCAGGCTCAGTACCACCACCGTTATTTTCGCCTTATGGTCAATTTTGACCACTgtcattctggcagaatcctagCAGAATCATACTATCCAAACGAACAACAGTGTTTCCGActccaaaattttcaaaaacagaatGAAACAGCATTTTATAACAAAGCAGACAAAGTTTAACGCTTCCAATCATccaagttaaaaaaacaaaaattttagacacttattttaaaattagaaatgatggtaacacaaaacaacaagaaggaaaaaaacaacaaagtatacACACAAAACGAATTTCAAGAGATATGAATGTTGTACTCCTCCGTCACAATTAAAAAACGATTTGAatacatgacgtaataatggacATAAGGAAAAAGGCCttgttgcagattcttaaagaagatttcctcctcttcacgatggtgaccttgaaatcgatcccccctggccggaaagttccgaaattcacaaaaacgcgacaggtactaagaaatgcgataatacccccaaaacgtacagaatgccgtatttattaaatgtttcacgtcaattctgctgagtgttgccggaagaggtgtgaattttttattgcagattcttaaagaagatttcctcctcttcacgatggtgaccttgaaatcgatcccccctggcatAAGTTTAGCATACAAGGATATTGGTGCCTCAATTATCCGTACCTCGTTTAACCGACATTCAATTATCCAATCATTTTATGAcacaataataaaacaaacaaactgtgAAGCATCCTGCACCTATATAATGTGTCTGGTATAGCCTACTCTCATTAATTTTACTTACTTGCActgttttcttaaaaattaaattctatGCTGTACTGTAACAATTTGAGATGGGTTCATATTCGAAAGGTAACAAGAAATGTAAAAGAATAGTTTATATCTTAAATTTAAGCATTCGTTTCTTTGCTTATCCActtaaatttctaaaaacattgTCCCAACTAGActggataatcgaggaagaaCAGTACATCAAGTGGTTGTCCACTGGACCCTTTTATCTTACGCACACCGCtatatttctaaaataaaagTCCAGTATGCCAGCACATGCTCGTACCTAACTTGTGGCAATGAAGATATTTTGTATTGTTCCTCTAGAACCCTTGAATTCATGCTGATATCCCACCATTTTGGTGAAGCTCGTTCAAAGAAAACAGGCTGTTTacctttaaaaaataaaaaatttgtttgagtgATATTCGATGTTcatgtttcaaaatttataaaataatatgaaaaagtaaaagtatTAAATGTCACCTCGGCTTAATTTTAACTTGTTCTGTTCTTTTTCGTCATTggggtttaaattttttccattttcgtGACATATAAAATTGACATTTGACGATCGGGAATTGACGTTGTAAGCCACACTTGTTTCAGACATGTTTGTGTTGAGAAAATACCAAATTACATAATTGAACTGGGCCTAATCAAGTCAGCTGCCCTAGCAACTCAGTCGATAAAACCATTCTAACTCTGCCACATTTATGATATAGAAATAATATAAATGTACCATAACCAGATCTACACAAAAAGAAGATTCAAGCAAGGCAAGAAATTTTGCTTTACAGTCAGAATGAGACTATATAAGTCTATATAGCTAAAGCAAACTTGAGTAGTGTCTGGCTGTCAGATTAATGCCTTGATGCAGCATTTATAGAATTACTGGTAACAGTACTGGACAAAAAAGccgtataggcctatagataTATCAAGTACCGTATTCTATTTCGAATTACGATTTGCTAGGCCTAGCAAATACTTAAAAATGGCACGCGATCATTAACTCCATAACTCAGTCGCTTTAGTAGCCTAGTTAGGCTACATTACATCAATATCTTTCATCCACGTAAGTATCAGACGAAGAAACTTTCCCAGTTGATAACAAAAGTCAACGCAAAAGTAATTAATGTTAACACGTCCGCCAGCTAACAATCTTTAAACTAAAGCGTTCCTCTTTTCGTTATGTGTATGCGGAGAGCGGAAATGGACATCGGATTTACAATTGACACTTTGGCGTACTGCGCTACAGGCCAGTCTACTCGCGATTGAAAACGATGTACGTATTTTCGCTAACTTTAGGCTAGGTTCAGACATGGCAGAAATGGCGGGGCCAGACAGTTTTCTTTTGAGCCGGCTGACGGAAAATCTAATGGGAGTTGAAACTAAGCAGGCTGGCTAAGGTAGCAAATAACTTACTGTCGTATCTCGTACATAAGTATTACCATATTTCACGAAGCACAAACCGAGACAAATTAAATAGCATGGTCGGTAAggtagccgagtggttaaagCAGTAATGCGAaccgtgttcgatacccagtggcgctCCCGTTGTTAATGCCTTTGGCAGGTCACGACTCTTGACCCTGTTCAATGGACCTGGAGAACAGTtctcaatttaaaaaataggaTATAAAAATTCGAaaagacaaataaaaagtgtgtGGCAATCTAAATTTGCACAAccacaaaggctagctcggtaaccggggctcgaaCTATGGAAAATCATCGCCGAGTGTacgtcgtgcaaagactttccttatTCCAAGAATAAagaattattttatcataGAAACACTATAgatcgtgacgtcatcataaTTGCTTCACTCATGACAAACATGTTCAAGTTACTGCTTCACTAAGATTGTGATATCAAAAGTACCGAAtggcaaattttaaaacattttttttttctaaaaaaaggCTCCGTAAACCTGGTTGTATTGTATGGTGATTTCATGACTGCACTTAACTACCCGTTTATCCATGGCAGAACCCAATAGACTAAATAACTTTTATGGCAATCGAGCAATTCCTCAATTGTTTCATCACATTTGAAACAAATGCTTGAAAGCCCAAATGCGCACCAGAAGTTATAACCTGCAGTTGATATCTGACCCAATCACGGAATTTCAAAACCCAACCTACGGAATGTCGCCGCCACTGAATGGTACATaggaaaaataacaataagcGAAAAACGGCTTTTGTACACTTTAACTTTACACTAAGAAACAAgatgaaaacaagaaataatcaaaaatgttgcaataaGACCACAAGCGTATTCATTTAAGTATATGGAAAAAATAGAACTTTAGCCTATTCCTTTGATGGAAGTATTTAGGTTATTTATTTCGGTGATGATATTAGATCTACTCTTTACAGTACAGTGAGTGCCGCTATATAAGCCCACCTCGAGACCGGACGATTATCGACCTAATACGCGAGTAAGTTCATAAAATTGAAAGTGGGTTTTCCCTCTAGATGACTGTGCACAACACATACAGACAACCGGTAAGTTTATCTCTTAACAcagcataaaaataacatttattgacGTATTTTAgtccacaaaaaacatcaagtaATTACGGATAGTTTCAGAAAAACCATCAACACGTTCACGATTCAGCTTGTGATGAAACACCTGGTTCGGAAATTAAACTTGTCGCCCCGAAGAAAATGTGGAAAAGGGTATCAAGAATCGAAGCGTGGCTTGGCCGTAGTTGTCATGAATCACACTGCGCTAAACCTGACTGCCATCATCACGCCGTTTTTGTCTTCAGTTTTGCGATCGTGATCCGAAAAATGGCTTTATAGAACGTGTGTTTGGCTTGTAAAGCGGGGTATTTTACTATAACAACAAACATACTGAATCGGGACCACGCCAAATTTGGCTTCATAAGCGAATAGGTTCATAAAGCGGCGACCACTGTATTctgtttttgtataaaaagaaTGATGATGCCGCTCACTCGCAAGCATcatggaaattttacttgattCGCAGCTTGCGTTTTTGCCTGTTCCTTTGGtttattcaaaaaatcaaaaaaaatgttgcaaacaGTAACCGCCTACGCTCAGCGGTGTAATTCTAAATAGAGAAGTGGACGTTCGCTGTCAAACAGGTATGGTATTGCAACCAAATGGATATGAAAATGaggataaaatgaaaaaataagtGGGGAAACGGCGATCTTCCTCCAATACACTCCATCTTACGCTCCAAAAGCCGCTTTAAAACGCCTTGAAATGAAATGCATTTCACATTCATCTATAATAGCTGAAACTTTAATGGCGTATACTTTTGAAACGCGTCTTTATAACAATATTGCAAGGccgtatataggcctacactaTGGTAATAGCTAGCGAGcgattttgaaacgccgtataTTGTATGTTTTCCTAGAGACCTAGACTTAGAGGTTATACCTgactttttacttttgtatGCGACAACTTTTTGGCTttcatttacagaaaaaacacaaaataggCGAGTATACGACGTTAAAAGAATTGTTTTTTACGGCGTTTCAGTATTGTAAACTATAGATTGGCAGCTATTGTACGTAAAATATGAGAATAGgctacattttattttgaggcGTAATAAAGCGTTTTCAAGAGTAAAAACCCAAATTTTTTGCGCCCTGCACAATTTGGGCAAGGTGAAAAACGTTTAGAGATTTATGAaccagtttttaaaagcttttgcCCAACTCCTCCTCAACGCAATCTTAAATAGGTTTCGCCgttaattaaaactttttcttatcaaacaaaattacacTTTGTTTCGTGttaaatactttaaaaaaagaacACAAAAACCGTGATTATTTTGTGTCGTCTGCTAGCGATTACTAAGTACACAAGCACACTGCCTTTAAATGAACTTACGCTCCTGTGCAGTAAGTGAGAAATTCAGTGGTGgaccggttcttggaattatAATGATCTccgcgaaccggttgttaacaatcgtatttataggcctatgtgtatatcggccccgggtcaatatggcatgctgctagtgagagaaccggatgttaagacatttgaatcccaccactggaGAAACCCCACATGAAAGCAGGAAGTTTGATAAAGCAAATGGctatataacagttaacaaacaatgTTGAAACGATTGCAGGCCCTACGCATCACCcacttttttatcaaaaaactaGACTGGTCTtcgcaaaacataaaataggCGGGTTATACGGCGttacaaaattgttgtaaCTTATGCGCCGTTACTTTTTCGTCCGCCGTAAATTGCCAGCAATTGTTCGTATGAATTTGGGAATACGGTTTCTTTCAAGGCGTTTTTAAAGCGTTTACTGAGACataaaaagacaaaatttttgcactcCTCGCAATTTGGGCTGTGGTGACAACTGACAACCACCGAAATTACAAACTAAGCTTTCAAAAATATCTTAGCGCCCCCGGACGGAAAGTTGATGTACATACCACCACGATACTTATCATTACTGgtataaaacaatttatttttagaatATAATTGTACAACTTGCATATTTTCTCTTATTCTGACAATAGTCTATTTCCTGAACTGGTTGACCTAGTGTTTGAGGTGACTCCACAGCCTTCAAGAGTACGTTAGCTCACTACCTGCAGGTTGGTATTCTCAGTTCATCATTATTTTTTAGAATTGTGAAATGCTTGCTTTCGGTAGTCCGATTTTTCATTGATAGAGCCAAATAAAGTATTCAAAATGCAAGCTCTGTGTTTTGAGATGTTGGAAGAGATGTTTAATAATGTAGAAAATTCTAAAAGAGTAAAATCAATTCGAATAACTTAGATCAATAGACAGACACAAAGATCgtctttaaaaaagaaatgcaCTCAGTGTAGGATTTACAAAGTAGCATTTGCTATGGGCCCAGCGCTAAAGCTgtctttttataacaaaaaaaatagaaagtGCCAAGTGCTCAATTCGGGTTGTTGATGACGTTTGTCGTGTTATTGCTAACATACCTATTTATATAATTACAAACAGCGAAATTTAGCACTATATTTAACGAAGTCTTCAAATTAATTTGGACGTATTAGAGCCCCGCAGATTTTTAGTGCTACTGGCCTCACACCAGCTTCATCCGGCTATGGAtgcattttttttttgctttttcataaCATCGTCATTGTTattggtgaaaaataaacgatagaATACCAATTACCCACTCTCCTAAGTAACCTAACCATGTACTTTTAATATGTTATATCTATGTTTTTAACCTTAGCAGCCAGGCTCAGTACCACCACCGTTATTTTCGCCTTATGGTCAATTTTGACCACTgtcattctggcagaatcctagCAGAATCATACTATCCAAACGAACAACAGTGTTTCCGActccaaaattttcaaaaacagaatGAAACAGCATTTTATAACAAAGCAGACAAAGTTTAACGCTTCCAATCATccaagttaaaaaaacaaaaattttagacacttattttaaaattagaaatgatggtaacacaaaacaacaagaaggaaaaaaacaacaaagtatacACACAAAACGAATTTCAAGAGATATGAATGTTGTACTCCTCCGTCACAATTAAAAAACGATTTGAATACATGACCTAATAATGGACATAAGGAAAAAGGCCttgttgcagattcttaaagaagatttcctcctcttcacgatggtgaccttgaaatcgatcccccctggccggaaagttccgaaattcacaaaaacgcgacaggtactaagaaatgcgataatacccccaaaacgtacagaatgccgtatttattaaatgtttcacgtcaattctgctgagtgttgccggaagaggtgtgaattttttattgcagattcttaaagaagatttcctcctcttcacgatggtgaccttgaaatcgatcccccctggcatAAGTTTAGCATACAAGGATATTGGTGCCTCAATTATCCGTACCTCGTTTAACCGACATTCAATTATCCAATCATTTTATGAcacaataataaaacaaacaaactgtgAAGCATCCTGCACCTATATAATGTGTCTGGTATAGCCTACTCTCATTAATTTTACTTACTTGCActgttttcttaaaaattaaattctatGCTGTACTGTAACAATTTGAGATGGGTTCATATTCGAAAGGTAACAAGAAATGTAAAAGAATAGTTTATATCTTAAATTTAAGCATTCGTTTCTTTGCTTATCCActtaaatttctaaaaacattgTCCCAACTAGActggataatcgaggaagaaCAGTACATCAAGTGGTTGTCCACTGGACCCTTTTATCTTACGCACACCGCtatatttctaaaataaaagTCCAGTATGCCAGCACATGCTCGTACCTAACTTGTGGCAATGAAGATATTTTGTATTGTTCCTCTAGAACCCTTGAATTCATGCTGATATCCCACCATTTTGGTGAAGCTCGTTCAAAGAAAACAGGCTGTTTacctttaaaaaataaaaaatttgtttgagtgATATTCGATGTTcatgtttcaaaatttataaaataatatgaaaaagtaaaagtatTAAATGTCACCTCGGCTTAATTTTAACTTGTTCTGTTCTTTTTCGTCATTggggtttaaattttttccattttcgtGACATATAAAATTGACATTTGACGATCGGGAATTGACGTTGTAAGCCACACTTGTTTCAGACATGTTTGTGTTGAGAAAATACCAAATTACATAATTGAACTGGGCCTAATCAAGTCAGCTGCCCTAGCAACTCAGTCGATAAAACCATTCTAACTCTGCCACATTTATGATATAGAAATAATATAAATGTACCATAACCAGATCTACACAAAAAGAAGATTCAAGCAAGGCAAGAAATTTTGCTTTACAGTCAGAATGAGACTATATAAGTCTATATAGCTAAAGCAAACTTGAGTAGTGTCTGGCTGTCAGATTAATGCCTTGATGCAGCATTTATAGAATTACTGGTAACAGTACTGGACAAAAAAGccgtataggcctatagataTATCAAGTACCGTATTCTATTTCGAATTACGATTTGCTAGGCCTAGCAAATACTTAAAAATGGCACGCGATCATTAACTCCATAACTCAGTCGCTTTAGTAGCCTAGTTAGGCTACATTACATCAATATCTTTCATCCACGTAAGTATCAGACGAAGAAACTTTCCCAGTTGATAACAAAAGTCAACGCAAAAGTAATTAATGTTAACACGTCCGCCAGCTAACAATCTTTAAACTAAAGCGTTCCTCTTTTCGTTATGTGTATGCGGAGAGCGGAAATGGACATCGGATTTACAATTGACACTTTGGCGTACTGCGCTACAGGCCAGTCTACTCGCGATTGAAAACGATGTACGTATTTTCGCTAACTTTAGGCTAGGTTCAGACATGGCAGAAATGGCGGGGCCAGACAGTTTTCTTTTGAGCCGGCTGACGGAAAATCTAATGGGAGTTGAAACTAAGCAGGCTGGCTAAGGTAGCAAATAACTTACTGTCGTATCTCGTACATAAGTATTACCATATTTCACGAAGCACAAACCGAGACAAATTAAATAGCATGGTCGGTAAggtagccgagtggttaaagCAGTAATGCGAaccgtgttcgatacccagtggcgctCCCGTTGTTAATGCCTTTGGCAGGTCACGACTCTTGACCCTGTTCAATGGACCTGGAGAACAGTtctcaatttaaaaaataggaTATAAAAATTCGAaaagacaaataaaaagtgtgtGGCAATCTAAATTTGCACAAccacaaaggctagctcggtaaccggggctcgaaCTATGGAAAATCATCGCCGAGTGTacgtcgtgcaaagactttccttatTCCAAGAATAAagaattattttatcataGAAACACTATAgatcgtgacgtcatcataaTTGCTTCACTCATGACAAACATGTTCAAGTTACTGCTTCACTAAGATTGTGATATCAAAAGTACCGAAtggcaaattttaaaacattttttttttctaaaaaaaggCTCCGTAAACCTGGTTGTATTGTATGGTGATTTCATGACTGCACTTAACTACCCGTTTATCCATGGCAGAACCCAATAGACTAAATAACTTTTATGGCAATCGAGCAATTCCTCAATTGTTTCATCACATTTGAAACAAATGCTTGAAAGCCCAAATGCGCACCAGAAGTTATAACCTGCAGTTGATATCTGACCCAATCACGGAATTTCAAAACCCAACCTACGGAATGTCGCCGCCACTGAATGGTACATaggaaaaataacaataagcGAAAAACGGCTTTTGTACACTTTAACTTTACACTAAGAAACAAgatgaaaacaagaaataatcaaaaatgttgcaataaGACCACAAGCGTATTCATTTAAGTATATGGAAAAAATAGAACTTTAGCCTATTCCTTTGATGGAAGTATTTAGGTTATTTATTTCGGTGATGATATTAGATCTACTCTTTACAGTACAGTGAGTGCCGCTATATAAGCCCACCTCGAGACCGGACGATTATCGACCTAATACGCGAGTAAGTTCATAAAATTGAAAGTGGGTTTTCCCTCTAGATGACTGTGCACAACACATACAGACAACCGGTAAGTTTATCTCTTAACAcagcataaaaataacatttattgacGTATTTTAgtccacaaaaaacatcaagtaATTACGGATAGTTTCAGAAAAACCATCAACACGTTCACGATTCAGCTTGTGATGAAACACCTGGTTCGGAAATTAAACTTGTCGCCCCGAAGAAAATGTGGAAAAGGGTATCAAGAATCGAAGCGTGGCTTGGCCGTAGTTGTCATGAATCACACTGCGCTAAACCTGACTGCCATCATCACGCCGTTTTTGTCTTCAGTTTTGCGATCGTGATCCGAAAAATGGCTTTATAGAACGTGTGTTTGGCTTGTAAAGCGGGGTATTTTACTATAACAACAAACATACTGAATCGGGACCACGCCAAATTTGGCTTCATAAGCGAATAGGTTCATAAAGCGGCGACCACTGTATTctgtttttgtataaaaagaaTGATGATGCCGCTCACTCGCAAGCATcatggaaattttacttgattCGCAGCTTGCGTTTTTGCCTGTTCCTTTGGtttattcaaaaaatcaaaaaaaa includes the following:
- the LOC143452600 gene encoding uncharacterized protein LOC143452600, which codes for MSETSVAYNVNSRSSNVNFICHENGKNLNPNDEKEQNKLKLSRGKQPVFFERASPKWWDISMNSRVLEEQYKISSLPQVRGDRFQGHHREEEEIFFKNLQ